Proteins from one Homalodisca vitripennis isolate AUS2020 chromosome 3, UT_GWSS_2.1, whole genome shotgun sequence genomic window:
- the LOC124358563 gene encoding mucin-2-like, producing MYTTPPSPEAPQPHLNKTEHHPYTHAAPPLSLIQLPNKTSQTHPTKHSQPHTCRTPRRYNTPRPHKNQPHPTTTRPGSINNAVNQKANRTSRPNTTQQQPQPNLQNAPGKKPNNDNKTIRTLQTTSLRQQPPPTHTTQHPPPKQCAQPYSTYKHTNNTAHTPSTTTPKCSIPTARHPTNLPVRLPILPPTRTIPPINASTQNDPCFVMVDCGVQ from the coding sequence ATGTACACAACCCCTCCCTCACCCGAAGCACCACAGCCACACCTGAACAAAACCGAGCACCACCCTTACACACATGCCGCACCCCCCCTCTCTCTCATCCAACTCCCAAATAAGACCAGTCAAACACACCCCACCAAACATTCACAACCCCACACCTGCCGTACACCACGCAGATACAACACGCCCCGTCCGCACAAAAACCAACCTCACCCCACAACAACCCGCCCGGGCTCGATCAATAACGCGGTCAACCAGAAGGCCAACAGAACGTCCAGACCGaacacaacacaacaacaacCACAACCAAACCTACAAAACGCCCCAGGAAAAAAACCCAACAACGACAACAAAACCATACGTACCCTACAGACAACAAGCCTTCGACAGCagcccccccccacacacacaacACAGCACCCACCACCAAAACAATGCGCCCAACCATATAGCACCTACAAACACACCAACAACACTGCCCACACACCCTCAACCACTACACCAAAGTGCAGCATACCAACAGCACGACACCCCACAAACCTCCCTGTCCGTCTACCAATCCTCCCCCCAACCAGAACGATACCCCCCATCAACGCGTCGACACAGAACGACCCGTGCTTCGTGATGGTGGACTGCGGGGTCCAGTGA